The sequence TGACCGAGGAGTCCCGCATGTGCCCTGCCCGTCCCCTGATCGCCCTGCTCACGCTGCTGGGCCTGTCCGCGTGCGGCCTGGTCGCCCCGGGTGAGGCGGAGGAGTCGACGTCGTCGGCCGACGGCTACCCGCTGGTCCTGGAGAACTGTGGTGCCGACGTACGACTGGAGGCTGCGCCGGAGAGGGTCGTGCTGCTCAAGAGTGCGGCCGTGCCGTTCCTGTCGCGCCTGGGCGTGCTCGACCGGGTGGTCGCCCGGGCGGGGGAGTACCCCCGCGACTACTACGACGACGCCACGTGGGCGGCCCTCGAGGAGGTCCCGGCGCTCACGAGCGAGACCGACACCTCCGGCCACCTCCAGATCTCCAAGGAGGTGGTGATCGACCAGCAGCCCGACCTCGTGCTCGGCGAGGTGGACAACCTCAGTCGCGACACGCTGGCCGCGGTCGACGTACCGCTCCTGGAGGAGCCGGCGATGTGCGCGGCCGGGATCGAGGACCCGGGCTTCGACGACGTGCGGTCCCAGCTCCGGGCGTACGGCGAGGTCTTCGACCGCCGCGCCGAGGCCGACCAGGCGGTCGCCGAGCTCGACGACCGCCTCGAGGAGCTCTCCGCCGGCACCGAGGGGGAGGAGCGGACGGCCGCGGTCCTCTACCCGACGGTCGGGGGCGGCGTGACCTACGCCTACGGCAGCCGCAGCATGGCGCACCCGGTGCTCGAGGCCGCCGGCTTCGAGAACGTGTACGCCGACACCGACGAGCGCGTCTTCGAGGTGACGGCGGAGGAGCTGGTCGGCAGGGACCCCGACGTCCTGGTCCTGCTGCACAGCGCCGGCGACCCGGACGAGGTCGTCGACGCCGTGACCCGGCTCCCCGGGGCCGGCCGGATGACGGCGGTCCGCGACGGCGAACTGATGCCGTTGCTGTTCAACTACGTCGAGCCTCCCACGCCGCTGTCGGTGGAGGGCCTGGCCATGGTGCGGGAACGGTTCGGGGACGGCGCATGATCACCGCGTCCGCCCTCACCTACGCCTACGGGCTACGCGACCCGGTCGTCTCCGAGGTGTCGCTGGTCGCGCGCCCGGGGCGGGTGCTGGGTCTCCTCGGCCCCAACGGCAGCGGGAAGACGACCGTGCTGCGCATGTTGCACGGGTCGCTGCGGCCGGACCGGGGGACGGTGCACGTGGGGGAGGAGCCGCTGGCGCGGCTCTCGGCCCGCGAGGTGGCGCGTCGCCTGGCGGTCGTCGTGCAGGAGGCCGGTGGCGAGTCGGTGCTGACGGTGCGCGAGATGGTGCTGCTGGGTCGGCTCCCGCGCCTGGGCACCTTCGGCCGTGCCGGCGTCCACGACCACGCCGTCGCCGACGAGGCGCTCGCCCGGGTCGGCGCGGAGCACCTCCGGTCCCGCGGGTTCGGCGAGCTGTCCGGCGGCGAGCGTCAGCGGGTGCTGGTCGCCCGCGCCCTGGCCCAGGAGTCGGCGTTCCTGCTGCTCGACGAGCCGACCAACCACCTCGACATCCGTTTCCAGCACGACGTCCTCGGACTGGTCCGGAGCGTGGCGACGAGTGCCGTCGTGGTGCTGCACGACCTCAACCTGGCGGCGCGCTACTGCGACGACCTCGTCCTGCTCGACGGCGGCAGGGTCGTCGCCGCCGGCACGCCCGAGGAGGTGCTGGAGCCCGCGTTGCTCGAGTCCGTCTATGGCATCGGCGTCCGACGCACGAGTGTCGACCAGCAGGTGCAGCTGCTGTTCCGTCCCCTGCACGACCCGCAAGGAGCCACCACATGACCACGACCGACCAGGCGCTCACCGTCCAGGACCGCATCGACCGCTACTGGAGCGATCGCGCGGCGTCCTACGACGACCACCAGCGCCGTCCCGACCGCCTCCCGCTCAACGATGCCGCGTGGGAGGACGTGTGGGCCGAGGCGCTGCCGCCGGCGCCGGCCACGGTCCTCGACGTGGGCACCGGGAGTGGCTACGTCGCGTTCCGGCTCGCCGCGCTCGGTCACGACGTCACCGCCACCGACCGCGCCGCCGGGATGCTGGAGCGGGCCCGCCAGCACGCCGGCGACGGCACACGCGTCCCGCGGTTCCGGCACGGCGACGCGGTCGCCCCCGACTTCAACGACGGCGCGTTCGACGCGGTCGTCAACCGCTACGTGATGTGGACGCTGCGCGACCCGGTCACCGCACTGGCGAACTGGCGCCGCCTGCTCCGGCCCGGCGGCACCCTCGCTCTGGTCGACTCGACCTGGTTCCCCGACGGCCTCGACGCCGACACCACTGACGACTTCGTGCGGTGGTACGACGACGAGGTGCGGTCCGCGCTGCCGCTGGCCCCGTCGCGCAGCATCGGCGACACCGCGGACGTGGTTGCAGCCGCCGGATTCCGTGGCGTGACCGTCACCCCGCTGACGCGCATCCTCGAGCTCGACCGGGAGTACGGCGCCGCGCCCGGTCACGAGGTGCGGCTGCAGTTCCTGGTGCGGGCGAGTGCCTGAGCGATGGGGAACGACGAAGGGCCGGGACACGATCGTGTCCCGGCCCTTCGCGTGATGTACGCCATCAGGGACTCGAACCCCGAACCCTCTGATTAAGAGTCAGATGCTCTAACCGATTGAGCTAATGGCGCCCGTGGTGAAGCGAGAAGTAGATTACCAGCGGGCGACGCGGCCGGGAAATCGAGGTGCGGTGGCACTGCTCACCCCTCCAGCACTGCCCGCGCGGCGTGGTAGCCGCCCAGCCCGGAGACCGCACCACCGCGCTGCGATCCGGACCCGCACATCAGCACCGAGCCGATCTCGGTCGCCACGCCCCAGCGCGCCGCCGGGGTGTCCAGGTCGGCCGGATCGACGTCGTCGGCGAGCCACGGCCACCCCAGGTCGCCGTGGAAGATGTGGCCGCCCGGCATGCCGAGGTCGGCCTCGACGTCCTGGGGCACCTTCGCCTCCAGGCACGGGTTCCCGGCGGCGTCGCGCGCCAGGCAGGACTCGATCGGGTCCAGCAGGTGCTCGTCGAGCGCGGCGAGGGCGCGGCGTACGGCCTCGTCCTTGGTGGCCGCGGGATCCGCGGCGAACAGCGAGGCGGGCGTGTGCAGCCCGAAGTAGGTCAGCGTGTGGGTGCCGGGTGGCACGTCGCCCAGGATGCTCGGGTCGCTCAGGGAGTGGCAGTAGACCTCGCCCGGCATCGGGTCGGGGAGCCGACCGGCGGCCGCTGCGTCGTACGCCGCACCGAGCTGGGAGTAGTCCTCGCCGAGGTGCAGCGTGCCGGCAAAGGCCTGCTCGGGGTCGACGCCGGAGCGCAGGCGCGGCAGCCGGGAGAGCAGCAGGTTGATCTTGAGCTGGGCGCCCTCGGGTGCCGGGCCCTCCGGTGCGCCGAGCAGCCGCCGGAGCACCGTGGGTGCGATGTTGGCCAGGACCCGGCACGCGACGGCGCTCCCGCCGTCCCAGTGCACCTCCGTGGCGCCGGGCTCGGCGCGGATGCCGGTCACCTCGACGCCGGTCTCGATCCGCGCGCCGGCGTCGGTCGCGGCGCGTGCGAGGGCGTCGGTGACCGCGCCCATGCCGCCGACGGGCACGCGCCACTCGCCGGTGCCGTTGCCGATCAGGTGGTAGAGGAAGCAGCGGTTCTGCACCAGTGACGGGTCGTGCAGTGAGGCGAAGGTGCCGATGAGTGCGTCGGTGGCCACGACGCCGCGCACCGTGTCGTCGGCGAAGCGTCGTTCGATCGCCTCGCCGAGGGGCCGCTCCACGAGGTCGCGCCAGATGGTCTCCGGGACCTCGTTGCGCAGGCTCGCGGCCGTCGGCAGCGGGCCCAGCAGGCTCGGGGCGACGACGCGGGCGAGCTGCGCCACCTCGTCGTAGAAGTCGCACCACGCGGCGTACTCCGCGTCGCCGCCGGTGAGCGCGCGGAACGAGGCCCATGTCGCCGCTCCCTCCTCGTGCTCGACGAAGAGCCCCGTCGGGGTGCCGCCGCGGACGACGGGGGTGTAGGAGGCCGTGGCCCGCGAGACGAGGCGCAGGTCCAGGTCGAGGTCGTCGACGACCTGCTCGGGGAGCAGGGAGACGAGGTAGGAGTAGCGGGAGAGCCGCGCATCGACGCCCGGGAAGGCCGCCTCGGAGACGGCGGCGCCGCCCACGACGTCCTTGCGTTCGAGGACCAGCACGGACTGGCCCGCGCGGGCGAGGTACGCCGCCGCGGTCAGCCCGTTGTGGCCGCCGCCGACGATGACGGTGTCGTAGGTGCCCGAGGACATGTCCGGACTCTAGTCACGGCGGCCCGCGTGGTGTCGGGAATGGCGGCGGGCGCGCTATGGTTGACGCGGAAACCAAATGTGTTCCGCAACCGGGAGGTGGCCCTCGTGCCCGCGATCACCGTCGACGACCTGACCGTCCTGCCGCGCATCAGCGCGCCCGGCCTGGGGGACCAGCCACGTCCGGTCAAGCAGGTCAGCACCGCCCCGCAGGGCTATGAGGGCGAGGGCTTCCCGGTGCGCCGCGCCTTCGCCGGCCTCGACCTGCGCGACCTCGACCCGTTCATCATGATGGACCAGATGGGGGAGGTGGAGTACGCGCCCGGTGAGCCCAAGGGCACGCCGTGGCACCCGCACCGCGGCTTCGAGACGGTCACCTACATGATCGACGGCGTCATGGGGCACACCGACTCCCACGGCGGTGGCGGGTCGATCACCGACGGCGACACCCAGTGGATGACCGCCGGCAGCGGCATCCTCCACATCGAGACCCCGCCGGAGTGGTTGGTCACCTCCGGCGGCCTGTTCCACGGCGTCCAGCTCTGGGTGAACCTGCCACGCTCGGACAAGCGCACCGACCCGCGCTACCAGGACATCCGGTCCGGCGAGGTCGGCCTGGTCACCACGCCCGACGGCGGCGCCCTGGTGCGGGTGATCGCCGGCGACGTCGACGGCCACGTCGGACCGGGGTCGACGCACACCCCGATGACCATGGTGCACGCGACCCTCGAGCCGGGCGCCCAGCTGGAGCTGCCCTGGCAGGTCGACTTCAACGCGCTCGTCTACGTGCTCAACGGGGCCGGCACGGTCGGCATCGACCGCCAGCCGATCCGGATGGGCCAGTCCGCCGCGCTCGGTGCGGGGGACTACCTCACGCTGGCCGCCGACCAGCGCCAGGAGAGCCGGTCGCCGAAGATGGACGTCATCGTCGTCGGCGGCGAGCCCATCCGCGATGCGATCGCGTGGGCCGGCCCGTTCGTGATGAACACCAAGGCCGAGGTGCTCGAGGCCTACGAGGACTTCCAGAAGGGGCGGTTCGGGCACATCCCGGCCTGACCCCGCGCTCGGTCCTCAGCCGTAGTCGGCGAGGACTCGACGGGCCGCTCCGTCCACGGTGACCGAGCCGCCGTAGGGGAGGATCCACTGGGGTCTGGTGTGACCGAATGGTACGCCGACGCACACCACCGCGGTGGGGTTGTAGCGCGCGATGGTCTCCAGTGCGACGTCGCGCTGGG comes from Nocardioides panacisoli and encodes:
- a CDS encoding class I SAM-dependent methyltransferase — translated: MTTTDQALTVQDRIDRYWSDRAASYDDHQRRPDRLPLNDAAWEDVWAEALPPAPATVLDVGTGSGYVAFRLAALGHDVTATDRAAGMLERARQHAGDGTRVPRFRHGDAVAPDFNDGAFDAVVNRYVMWTLRDPVTALANWRRLLRPGGTLALVDSTWFPDGLDADTTDDFVRWYDDEVRSALPLAPSRSIGDTADVVAAAGFRGVTVTPLTRILELDREYGAAPGHEVRLQFLVRASA
- a CDS encoding pirin family protein; the protein is MPAITVDDLTVLPRISAPGLGDQPRPVKQVSTAPQGYEGEGFPVRRAFAGLDLRDLDPFIMMDQMGEVEYAPGEPKGTPWHPHRGFETVTYMIDGVMGHTDSHGGGGSITDGDTQWMTAGSGILHIETPPEWLVTSGGLFHGVQLWVNLPRSDKRTDPRYQDIRSGEVGLVTTPDGGALVRVIAGDVDGHVGPGSTHTPMTMVHATLEPGAQLELPWQVDFNALVYVLNGAGTVGIDRQPIRMGQSAALGAGDYLTLAADQRQESRSPKMDVIVVGGEPIRDAIAWAGPFVMNTKAEVLEAYEDFQKGRFGHIPA
- a CDS encoding phytoene desaturase family protein is translated as MSSGTYDTVIVGGGHNGLTAAAYLARAGQSVLVLERKDVVGGAAVSEAAFPGVDARLSRYSYLVSLLPEQVVDDLDLDLRLVSRATASYTPVVRGGTPTGLFVEHEEGAATWASFRALTGGDAEYAAWCDFYDEVAQLARVVAPSLLGPLPTAASLRNEVPETIWRDLVERPLGEAIERRFADDTVRGVVATDALIGTFASLHDPSLVQNRCFLYHLIGNGTGEWRVPVGGMGAVTDALARAATDAGARIETGVEVTGIRAEPGATEVHWDGGSAVACRVLANIAPTVLRRLLGAPEGPAPEGAQLKINLLLSRLPRLRSGVDPEQAFAGTLHLGEDYSQLGAAYDAAAAGRLPDPMPGEVYCHSLSDPSILGDVPPGTHTLTYFGLHTPASLFAADPAATKDEAVRRALAALDEHLLDPIESCLARDAAGNPCLEAKVPQDVEADLGMPGGHIFHGDLGWPWLADDVDPADLDTPAARWGVATEIGSVLMCGSGSQRGGAVSGLGGYHAARAVLEG
- a CDS encoding ABC transporter ATP-binding protein, which produces MITASALTYAYGLRDPVVSEVSLVARPGRVLGLLGPNGSGKTTVLRMLHGSLRPDRGTVHVGEEPLARLSAREVARRLAVVVQEAGGESVLTVREMVLLGRLPRLGTFGRAGVHDHAVADEALARVGAEHLRSRGFGELSGGERQRVLVARALAQESAFLLLDEPTNHLDIRFQHDVLGLVRSVATSAVVVLHDLNLAARYCDDLVLLDGGRVVAAGTPEEVLEPALLESVYGIGVRRTSVDQQVQLLFRPLHDPQGATT
- a CDS encoding ABC transporter substrate-binding protein; translated protein: MCPARPLIALLTLLGLSACGLVAPGEAEESTSSADGYPLVLENCGADVRLEAAPERVVLLKSAAVPFLSRLGVLDRVVARAGEYPRDYYDDATWAALEEVPALTSETDTSGHLQISKEVVIDQQPDLVLGEVDNLSRDTLAAVDVPLLEEPAMCAAGIEDPGFDDVRSQLRAYGEVFDRRAEADQAVAELDDRLEELSAGTEGEERTAAVLYPTVGGGVTYAYGSRSMAHPVLEAAGFENVYADTDERVFEVTAEELVGRDPDVLVLLHSAGDPDEVVDAVTRLPGAGRMTAVRDGELMPLLFNYVEPPTPLSVEGLAMVRERFGDGA